Proteins from one Burkholderia oklahomensis C6786 genomic window:
- a CDS encoding tyrosine-type recombinase/integrase has protein sequence MKLIGQKPPLKLREIWAIRTRLQMASNVHELAMFNLAAIDSKLRACDLTRLQVQDVRHGIHVAARAAVMQQEMQRPVRFEITEQTRESLEAWIEARGLKAADFLFPSRLHTSPHLSTRQYARMVHRWIASIGLDDTAYGAHTMRRTKASLIYRRTKSLRAVQLLLGHTKLESTVRYLGIEVDDALEMAEQTEV, from the coding sequence GTGAAACTCATCGGGCAGAAGCCGCCGTTAAAGCTCCGGGAAATCTGGGCGATTCGGACGAGGCTTCAGATGGCGTCGAACGTTCATGAGCTCGCGATGTTCAATCTTGCTGCAATAGATAGCAAGCTTCGAGCGTGCGATCTTACTCGGTTGCAGGTGCAGGACGTCCGTCACGGAATCCATGTGGCCGCCAGGGCCGCAGTCATGCAGCAAGAGATGCAACGGCCGGTCCGATTCGAAATCACGGAACAGACCCGTGAGAGCCTCGAAGCCTGGATCGAAGCGCGAGGGCTGAAGGCGGCGGATTTTCTGTTCCCAAGCCGGTTGCATACCTCGCCGCATCTGTCGACGCGGCAATATGCCCGGATGGTACACCGCTGGATCGCGTCGATTGGCCTCGACGATACCGCATACGGCGCGCACACGATGCGCCGCACAAAAGCTTCGCTAATCTACCGGCGAACGAAGAGCCTTCGAGCGGTGCAACTGCTGCTCGGACACACGAAGCTGGAAAGCACGGTTCGCTATCTCGGCATTGAGGTCGACGATGCCCTCGAGATGGCGGAGCAGACCGAAGTATGA
- a CDS encoding IS110 family transposase, producing MTATVIGIDLAKNVFQLHGVNEHGRVVLRKQIKREQMASFFANIPRALIGMEACSSAHFWARKLQSMGHVVRLMAPQFVKPYVKTNKNDAADAEAISEAVIRPNMRFVPIKNVEQQAVLALHRARQGFVCARTAQANQIRGLLGEYGYSIPQGMAHMIQVFDVIEDASNDLPGVFRQLVLRLMAHLKVLHQQVTEIDAQIKAWHRNSDLAKKLEKIPGIGPVTATALVATIGDAKHFENGRQLATWLGLVPRQHSSGGKQNLLGISKRGDSYLRTLLIHCARSVIFASRRKGNCEGWVHELIRRRNHNVAAVALANKIARTVWALWAHDREYRAGYPSAGAAA from the coding sequence ATGACGGCTACGGTTATTGGCATCGATCTGGCAAAGAATGTCTTCCAGCTGCATGGCGTCAACGAGCACGGCAGGGTGGTGCTGAGAAAGCAGATCAAACGAGAGCAGATGGCGTCGTTCTTTGCGAACATTCCGAGAGCGCTGATCGGAATGGAAGCCTGTAGCAGTGCGCATTTTTGGGCTCGCAAGCTGCAGAGCATGGGACATGTCGTCAGGTTGATGGCACCGCAGTTCGTCAAACCCTACGTCAAGACAAACAAGAACGATGCGGCCGACGCTGAAGCGATTTCCGAAGCGGTGATACGGCCCAACATGCGCTTCGTGCCTATCAAGAACGTTGAGCAACAGGCAGTGCTTGCCTTGCATCGTGCACGGCAGGGTTTCGTTTGTGCTCGCACGGCGCAGGCAAATCAGATCCGTGGATTGCTCGGCGAATACGGATATTCGATCCCGCAGGGCATGGCTCATATGATCCAGGTATTCGACGTTATTGAAGATGCGTCGAACGATTTGCCCGGCGTGTTCCGGCAACTGGTTCTGCGCCTGATGGCCCATCTGAAGGTGCTTCACCAACAAGTGACCGAGATCGACGCTCAAATCAAGGCGTGGCATCGCAATAGCGATCTGGCGAAAAAGTTGGAAAAGATACCTGGCATCGGTCCAGTTACGGCCACCGCGCTGGTGGCCACCATCGGTGACGCCAAACACTTCGAGAACGGACGGCAGCTTGCGACGTGGCTCGGATTGGTGCCGCGACAGCACTCGAGTGGCGGGAAACAAAACCTGCTGGGCATCAGCAAGCGAGGCGATTCCTATTTGCGAACATTGCTGATTCACTGCGCGCGTTCGGTGATTTTTGCTTCCAGACGAAAAGGCAATTGTGAGGGCTGGGTGCACGAGCTGATCCGCCGCCGTAACCACAATGTAGCCGCCGTTGCGTTGGCAAACAAAATCGCCCGGACCGTATGGGCGCTCTGGGCGCACGACAGAGAATACCGGGCCGGTTATCCATCCGCTGGTGCTGCTGCGTAA
- a CDS encoding SOS response-associated peptidase family protein, with the protein MRRLAHLLHLELLRDLSIVRADVGVHRDIASCHTDAHPLFEYICPFRFGKRNRLSTFRPRFARSTTACSRGDQWQPLCVAGIWRAWKELGSGEVLAMAMLTVNADEHPVMMHMHRLGDEKRSVVILRPADYDEWLHTKNTDVARLMHQTYPATEMLAVPT; encoded by the coding sequence CTGCGCCGCCTCGCGCATCTTCTTCACCTCGAACTCCTTCGCGATCTCAGCATCGTACGCGCCGATGTAGGCGTACATCGCGACATCGCGTCCTGCCACACTGACGCCCATCCGCTCTTCGAGTACATCTGCCCCTTCCGGTTCGGGAAGAGGAACAGGCTGTCGACTTTCCGGCCGCGTTTCGCGCGCTCGACGACGGCGTGCAGCCGCGGCGACCAGTGGCAGCCGCTATGTGTCGCGGGTATTTGGCGGGCGTGGAAGGAGCTGGGCAGTGGCGAGGTGCTCGCAATGGCGATGCTGACGGTGAACGCCGACGAGCATCCAGTGATGATGCACATGCACCGATTGGGAGACGAGAAGCGTTCAGTCGTCATCCTGCGGCCGGCCGATTACGACGAGTGGCTGCACACGAAGAATACCGACGTGGCGCGCTTGATGCATCAGACCTATCCAGCCACTGAAATGCTCGCAGTGCCAACATAA